One window from the genome of Hyperolius riggenbachi isolate aHypRig1 chromosome 6, aHypRig1.pri, whole genome shotgun sequence encodes:
- the LOC137521738 gene encoding ETS homologous factor-like isoform X1, giving the protein MYQAAAVPFPFLTSLTAELSNSTSEPLLTEFSTFPNSWSQSEYSFGAGDTEIPLLAFLTSGDCWHGDPDIFNVTDNTSSDDTLPSFTDLLQTVTTYRRNLDQQVLQEDAEPETAVCGGGQNNGLPQCKETGISERKPLLESRKEKTRRGTKRSRKNQSVHLWEFVRDLLLSPHRNQEAVRWENRKEGTFRVIRSDMFARLWGEQKKNKCMNYEKLSRALRHYYKSGILERVDGRLTYKFGKKAHGWMEDSGT; this is encoded by the exons ATGTACCAGGCTGCAGCAGTGCCCTTCCCCtttctgacaagtctgacagctgaGCTTAGCAACAGCACCAGTGAGCCCCTGCTAACAG AGTTTTCCACTTTCCCAaactcctggagccaatcagagtacAGCTTTGGAGCAGGTGACACAGAGATACCACTGTTGGCTTTCCTCACCTCTGGTGACTGTTGGCATGGAGACCCCGACATCTTCAATGTGACGGATAACACAAGCAGTGATGACACCCTCCCTAGCTTCACAG ACCTACTGCAGACAGTGACAACATACAGAAGGAATTTGGACCAACAGGTTTTACAAGAGGATGCAGAGCCTGAGACTGCGGTGTGCGGCGGAGGCCAGAACAACGGCTTGCCTCAATGCAAGG AAACAGGAATTTCAGAACGTAAACCGTTGCTAGAAAGTCGAAAGGAGAAAACTCGAAGAGGCACCAAAAGAAGCAGAAAAA ACCAAAGTGTGCACCTGTGGGAGTTTGTACGTGACCTTCTGCTGAGTCCACACAGGAACCAAGAAGCAGTGCGATGGGAGAACCGCAAGGAAGGAACATTCCGTGTTATTAGGTCTGACATGTTTGCTCGGCTATGGGGAGAGCAGAAGAAGAACAAGTGTATGAATTACGAGAAGCTGAGCAGGGCACTAAG GCACTACTACAAGTCAGGCATTCTGGAGAGAGTGGACGGGAGGCTGACATACAAATTTGGGAAGAAAGCTCACGGATGGATGGAGGACTCCGGCACGTGA
- the LOC137521738 gene encoding ETS homologous factor-like isoform X2 — MYQAAAVPFPFLTSLTAELSNSTSEPLLTEFSTFPNSWSQSEYSFGAGDTEIPLLAFLTSGDCWHGDPDIFNVTDNTSSDDTLPSFTDLLQTVTTYRRNLDQQVLQEDAEPETAVCGGGQNNGLPQCKGISERKPLLESRKEKTRRGTKRSRKNQSVHLWEFVRDLLLSPHRNQEAVRWENRKEGTFRVIRSDMFARLWGEQKKNKCMNYEKLSRALRHYYKSGILERVDGRLTYKFGKKAHGWMEDSGT; from the exons ATGTACCAGGCTGCAGCAGTGCCCTTCCCCtttctgacaagtctgacagctgaGCTTAGCAACAGCACCAGTGAGCCCCTGCTAACAG AGTTTTCCACTTTCCCAaactcctggagccaatcagagtacAGCTTTGGAGCAGGTGACACAGAGATACCACTGTTGGCTTTCCTCACCTCTGGTGACTGTTGGCATGGAGACCCCGACATCTTCAATGTGACGGATAACACAAGCAGTGATGACACCCTCCCTAGCTTCACAG ACCTACTGCAGACAGTGACAACATACAGAAGGAATTTGGACCAACAGGTTTTACAAGAGGATGCAGAGCCTGAGACTGCGGTGTGCGGCGGAGGCCAGAACAACGGCTTGCCTCAATGCAAGG GAATTTCAGAACGTAAACCGTTGCTAGAAAGTCGAAAGGAGAAAACTCGAAGAGGCACCAAAAGAAGCAGAAAAA ACCAAAGTGTGCACCTGTGGGAGTTTGTACGTGACCTTCTGCTGAGTCCACACAGGAACCAAGAAGCAGTGCGATGGGAGAACCGCAAGGAAGGAACATTCCGTGTTATTAGGTCTGACATGTTTGCTCGGCTATGGGGAGAGCAGAAGAAGAACAAGTGTATGAATTACGAGAAGCTGAGCAGGGCACTAAG GCACTACTACAAGTCAGGCATTCTGGAGAGAGTGGACGGGAGGCTGACATACAAATTTGGGAAGAAAGCTCACGGATGGATGGAGGACTCCGGCACGTGA